The following proteins come from a genomic window of Corallococcus sp. NCRR:
- a CDS encoding regulatory protein RecX: MVDEPEGPEAVQRATDACLRLLKARGRSRHELTLALERKGYPESVRDAVLARLSEWGYLDDAKFARERAQALLGRGKLGPRAVLQRLQAHGLEGTQARRALSEAKDAVGFDALEAARQVLERRRLAGRPLDAKEQARAGRLLLSRGFAPDIVTRLVGEPSLDPSGQDE; the protein is encoded by the coding sequence ATGGTTGACGAGCCCGAAGGCCCCGAGGCTGTCCAGCGCGCCACCGACGCCTGCCTGCGCCTGCTCAAGGCGCGCGGCCGAAGCCGGCATGAATTGACGCTCGCCCTGGAGCGCAAGGGCTACCCCGAATCCGTGCGCGACGCGGTGCTCGCCCGCCTTTCGGAGTGGGGCTACCTGGACGACGCGAAGTTCGCGCGTGAACGCGCCCAGGCCCTCTTGGGCAGGGGAAAACTGGGCCCCAGGGCCGTGCTCCAGCGGCTGCAGGCCCACGGGCTGGAGGGCACGCAGGCGCGGCGGGCGCTGTCCGAGGCGAAGGACGCGGTGGGCTTCGACGCGCTGGAGGCCGCCCGGCAGGTGCTGGAGCGCCGGCGCCTGGCCGGCCGCCCGCTGGACGCGAAGGAGCAGGCCCGCGCGGGGCGGCTGTTGCTCAGCCGGGGTTTCGCGCCGGACATCGTGACCCGGCTGGTGGGAGAACCTTCGCTGGACCCCTCCGGGCAGGACGAATAG
- the rph gene encoding ribonuclease PH produces MRSFNRGALDLRPVTLTPNVNRYAEGSVQVEFGHTKVLVTCSVEDRVPPHLMGKGSGWVTAEYGMLPRATHTRGSREAAKGKQSGRTMEIQRLIGRALRASVDLQALGVRTFTLDCDVIQADGGTRTASITGAYVALVLAMRSLNKPGILKGLTPLAAVSVGVVNGEVRVDLDYDEDSTAEVDLNLVATGDGRIVEVQGTAEHKLFDRKSMDAMLDGGLAAIQQLAAAQAKVLG; encoded by the coding sequence GTGCGTTCCTTCAACCGTGGTGCGCTGGACCTCCGGCCCGTCACCCTCACGCCCAACGTCAACCGCTACGCGGAGGGCTCCGTCCAGGTGGAGTTCGGCCACACCAAGGTGCTCGTCACCTGCTCGGTGGAGGACCGCGTCCCGCCGCACCTGATGGGCAAGGGCAGCGGCTGGGTGACGGCCGAGTACGGCATGCTCCCGCGCGCCACGCACACCCGCGGCTCCCGTGAGGCCGCCAAGGGCAAGCAGTCCGGCCGCACCATGGAGATCCAGCGGCTCATCGGCCGCGCCCTGCGCGCGTCGGTGGACCTGCAGGCCCTGGGCGTGCGCACCTTCACGCTGGACTGTGACGTCATCCAGGCGGACGGCGGCACGCGCACCGCGTCCATCACCGGCGCGTACGTGGCGCTGGTGCTGGCCATGCGCTCGCTCAACAAGCCGGGCATCCTGAAGGGCCTCACCCCGCTGGCCGCGGTGTCCGTGGGCGTGGTGAACGGCGAGGTGCGCGTGGACCTGGACTACGACGAGGACTCCACCGCGGAGGTGGACCTGAACCTCGTGGCCACGGGCGACGGACGCATCGTGGAGGTGCAGGGCACCGCCGAGCACAAGCTCTTCGACCGCAAGTCGATGGACGCGATGCTGGACGGGGGCCTCGCGGCCATCCAGCAGCTCGCCGCCGCGCAGGCGAAGGTGCTGGGATGA
- the selD gene encoding selenide, water dikinase SelD produces the protein MAGAKPVAPKKRLTEMSHCAGCAAKLKAGDLATVLGGLKGAASHPRALVGFHTNDDAAVYQVAPGMAVVETVDFFPPLVDDPFQFGAIAAANALSDIWAMGAKPLFALNLVCFPDELPLKTLQKILAGGQSKADEAGIPILGGHSIRDPEPKFGMAVTGVVHPKKVLTNAGAKPGDVLLLTKPVGTGIATTAIKRGLASKQLTKRVTAQMATLNKAAGEVFASGAFKVNALTDVTGFGLLGHLLEMMNGAKTRAALDLERIPLIAEVPALAEAGVIPGGTKTNLAHVKKQVTFPEGLPEHIQWLLADAQTNGGLLASVPARHALKAIQALEKAGVDTALIGEVRAGRPGIDVIG, from the coding sequence ATGGCGGGTGCGAAACCGGTGGCGCCGAAGAAGCGCCTCACGGAGATGAGCCACTGCGCGGGCTGCGCGGCGAAGCTCAAGGCGGGGGACCTGGCCACGGTCCTGGGCGGGCTGAAGGGGGCGGCGTCCCACCCCCGGGCCCTGGTGGGCTTCCACACGAATGACGACGCCGCCGTGTACCAAGTGGCGCCGGGCATGGCCGTGGTGGAGACGGTGGACTTCTTCCCACCGCTCGTGGACGACCCGTTCCAGTTCGGCGCCATCGCCGCGGCCAACGCGCTGTCGGACATCTGGGCCATGGGCGCGAAGCCGCTGTTCGCGCTCAACCTGGTGTGCTTCCCGGACGAGCTGCCGCTCAAGACGCTGCAGAAGATTCTCGCGGGCGGCCAGTCCAAGGCGGACGAGGCGGGCATCCCCATCCTGGGCGGCCACAGCATCCGCGACCCGGAGCCCAAGTTCGGCATGGCCGTCACCGGCGTGGTGCACCCGAAGAAGGTGCTCACCAACGCGGGCGCGAAGCCGGGGGACGTGCTCCTGCTCACCAAGCCCGTGGGCACGGGCATCGCCACCACCGCCATCAAGCGGGGCCTTGCGTCCAAGCAGCTCACGAAGCGCGTGACGGCGCAGATGGCCACGCTCAACAAGGCGGCGGGAGAGGTCTTCGCGTCGGGTGCGTTCAAGGTCAACGCGCTCACGGACGTGACGGGCTTCGGCCTCCTGGGCCACCTCCTGGAGATGATGAACGGCGCGAAGACGCGTGCGGCGCTGGACCTGGAGCGCATCCCGCTCATCGCGGAGGTGCCCGCGCTGGCGGAGGCCGGCGTGATTCCGGGCGGCACGAAGACGAACCTCGCCCACGTGAAGAAGCAGGTCACGTTCCCGGAGGGGCTGCCGGAGCACATCCAGTGGCTGCTCGCGGACGCGCAGACCAACGGCGGTCTCCTGGCCAGCGTGCCCGCGCGTCACGCGCTCAAGGCCATCCAGGCGCTGGAGAAGGCGGGCGTGGACACGGCCCTCATCGGCGAAGTGCGGGCGGGCCGCCCCGGCATCGACGTCATCGGCTGA
- the rplM gene encoding 50S ribosomal protein L13 has protein sequence MSQKTYSAKAGDIKRQWHVIDVSDKVLGRAASQIATLLKGKHKPTYTPSIDTGDHVIVINAEKVKVTGTKETDKQYYRHPYAGFPGALKITNLQKLRQRHPEDIILNAVRRMLPRNALGRQMMTKLKVYAGDTHPHTAQKPVAFKVEA, from the coding sequence ATGTCGCAGAAGACCTACAGCGCCAAGGCTGGGGACATCAAGCGCCAGTGGCACGTCATCGACGTGTCCGACAAGGTGCTTGGTCGCGCCGCCAGTCAGATCGCCACCCTCCTGAAGGGCAAGCACAAGCCGACGTACACCCCGTCCATCGACACGGGTGACCACGTCATCGTCATCAACGCCGAGAAGGTGAAGGTGACGGGTACGAAGGAGACGGACAAGCAGTACTACCGTCACCCGTACGCCGGTTTCCCGGGTGCCCTGAAGATCACCAACCTCCAGAAGCTGCGCCAGCGTCACCCCGAGGACATCATCCTCAACGCCGTGCGCCGCATGCTGCCCCGCAACGCCCTGGGCCGTCAGATGATGACGAAGCTCAAGGTGTATGCTGGTGACACCCATCCGCACACCGCGCAGAAGCCGGTGGCGTTCAAGGTCGAGGCGTAA
- the rdgB gene encoding RdgB/HAM1 family non-canonical purine NTP pyrophosphatase: MKPKLLFATGNAGKVRELRLLVGDAVEVVSLKDLPPIPEPVEDAATFEENAVKKAREYSEATGLPALADDSGLCVDALDGRPGVHSARYAPGDDKARYEKLLAELADVPEEKRTASFRCALALVTGKGDEARVEVGRCEGVILRAPKGTNGFGYDPVFQVEGEGGRSMAELAPEEKSRVSHRARAFQLMRRHLLAL, from the coding sequence ATGAAGCCGAAGCTGCTCTTCGCCACTGGCAACGCCGGCAAGGTGCGTGAGCTGCGCCTGCTCGTGGGCGACGCGGTGGAGGTGGTGTCCCTCAAGGACCTGCCCCCCATCCCCGAGCCCGTGGAGGACGCCGCCACCTTCGAGGAGAACGCGGTGAAGAAGGCCCGCGAGTACTCGGAGGCCACCGGGCTGCCCGCGCTGGCGGACGACTCCGGGCTGTGCGTGGACGCGCTGGACGGGCGGCCCGGCGTGCACTCCGCCCGCTACGCGCCGGGGGACGACAAGGCCCGGTACGAGAAGCTCCTCGCTGAGCTGGCGGACGTGCCCGAGGAGAAGCGCACCGCCTCCTTCCGCTGCGCCCTGGCGCTGGTGACGGGCAAGGGCGACGAGGCCCGGGTGGAGGTGGGCCGCTGCGAGGGCGTCATCCTCCGGGCTCCGAAGGGGACGAACGGCTTCGGCTACGACCCGGTGTTCCAGGTGGAGGGGGAGGGCGGGCGCTCCATGGCGGAGCTGGCACCGGAGGAGAAGTCGCGGGTGTCGCACCGGGCCCGGGCCTTCCAGCTGATGCGGCGCCATCTGTTGGCGCTTTGA
- the bet gene encoding phage recombination protein Bet, which translates to MDANVKADGTTSPQGAAWNRERVELVKRTICPRGISEDEFALFIEQCKRSGLDPLLKEAFCVARRQNVGNRERPNWVTKYEFQPSEAGMLARAERFPDFKGIQASAVFAEDEIVVDQGKGEVVHRFNPAKRKGALVGAWSRVVREGKLPVVVWLDFSGYVQQTPLWAKIPTTMIEKCARVAALRKAYPEAFGGLYVREEMPAEEYDAHDEPAPASGSYEVLGSKPGPVKASFPTLAPAPTEAPKAVETARAAEKEEARLDVDVPLAPAKTVAAVPVAQTPERPKASAVVVAFGPHKGKTTSELSDDELSETIDLAHEKLMEQPRAKWAKAMRENLTALEAETELRCQVPTAKNGAANPDA; encoded by the coding sequence ATGGATGCGAATGTGAAGGCGGATGGAACGACGTCGCCGCAGGGCGCGGCCTGGAACCGGGAGCGGGTGGAGCTGGTGAAGCGGACCATCTGCCCCCGGGGAATCAGCGAGGACGAGTTCGCCCTCTTCATCGAGCAGTGCAAGCGCAGCGGGTTGGATCCGCTGCTCAAGGAAGCGTTCTGCGTGGCGCGCCGGCAGAACGTGGGCAACCGCGAGCGGCCCAACTGGGTGACGAAGTACGAGTTCCAGCCCTCCGAGGCGGGCATGCTCGCCCGGGCGGAGCGCTTCCCGGACTTCAAGGGCATCCAGGCGAGCGCGGTGTTCGCCGAGGACGAAATCGTCGTGGACCAGGGCAAGGGCGAGGTGGTGCACCGCTTCAACCCGGCCAAGCGCAAGGGCGCCCTGGTGGGAGCCTGGTCGCGCGTGGTGCGCGAGGGGAAGCTGCCGGTCGTCGTGTGGCTGGACTTCTCCGGCTACGTCCAGCAGACGCCACTGTGGGCCAAGATTCCCACGACGATGATTGAAAAGTGCGCGCGCGTGGCGGCCCTGCGCAAGGCGTACCCGGAGGCCTTCGGCGGACTGTACGTGCGCGAGGAGATGCCGGCCGAGGAGTACGACGCGCACGACGAACCCGCGCCCGCCTCCGGTTCCTACGAGGTGCTGGGCTCGAAGCCCGGCCCGGTGAAGGCGTCCTTCCCCACCCTGGCTCCGGCGCCCACGGAGGCGCCCAAGGCGGTGGAGACGGCGCGGGCCGCGGAGAAGGAGGAGGCGCGGCTGGACGTGGACGTGCCGCTGGCGCCGGCCAAGACGGTGGCGGCGGTGCCCGTGGCCCAGACGCCCGAGCGTCCGAAGGCGAGCGCGGTGGTGGTGGCGTTCGGCCCGCACAAGGGCAAGACGACGTCCGAGCTGTCCGACGACGAGCTGAGCGAGACCATCGACCTGGCGCACGAGAAGCTGATGGAGCAGCCCCGGGCCAAATGGGCGAAGGCCATGCGCGAGAACCTCACCGCGCTGGAGGCGGAGACGGAACTGCGCTGCCAGGTGCCCACGGCGAAGAACGGCGCCGCGAACCCGGACGCCTGA
- a CDS encoding N-acetylmuramoyl-L-alanine amidase family protein: MSPRRFLLCLPVLACLLPALAGAGERGARIVIDPGHGGAKEGAKGPGELWEKEVALQIAQRLREKLEAAGSEVFLTRERDTLMALSERVEFSNIQRPDLFLSIHANSMPTKRLRERTEGIETYFLSANASGEAARAVADRENAEAPTARAARGHSTLAFILDDLARTEAHSDASRLAYAIHPRLVSRSGAADRGVQQAPFFVLTGVEAPAVLIEVGFISHPQEGARLGKAAYQETLAEAIADGVLAFLRETRKRDSSPPQPVAGSTGP; encoded by the coding sequence ATGTCGCCGCGCCGTTTCCTCCTCTGCCTCCCCGTGCTCGCGTGTCTCCTGCCGGCCCTCGCCGGGGCGGGGGAGCGCGGCGCTCGCATCGTCATCGACCCGGGACATGGCGGGGCGAAGGAGGGCGCGAAGGGGCCCGGCGAGCTCTGGGAGAAGGAGGTCGCGCTCCAGATTGCCCAGCGCCTGCGCGAGAAGCTGGAGGCCGCGGGCAGCGAGGTGTTCCTCACGCGCGAGCGCGACACGCTGATGGCGCTGTCGGAGCGGGTGGAGTTCTCCAACATCCAGCGGCCGGACCTCTTCCTCTCCATCCACGCCAACTCCATGCCCACGAAGCGGCTGCGCGAGCGCACCGAGGGCATCGAGACGTACTTCCTCTCCGCCAACGCCTCCGGTGAGGCGGCGCGCGCGGTGGCGGACCGCGAGAACGCGGAGGCCCCCACGGCCCGCGCGGCACGGGGCCACTCCACGCTGGCCTTCATCCTGGATGACCTGGCGCGCACGGAGGCGCACTCGGACGCGTCCCGGCTGGCCTACGCCATCCACCCGCGCCTCGTGTCCAGGAGCGGCGCGGCGGACCGGGGCGTGCAGCAGGCGCCCTTCTTCGTCCTCACGGGCGTGGAGGCGCCGGCGGTGCTGATTGAAGTGGGCTTCATCTCCCACCCGCAGGAGGGCGCGCGGCTGGGGAAGGCCGCGTACCAGGAGACGCTGGCGGAGGCCATCGCGGACGGGGTGTTGGCCTTCCTGCGGGAGACGCGGAAGCGGGACTCGTCGCCCCCGCAACCGGTGGCTGGATCCACGGGGCCCTGA
- a CDS encoding type IV pilus twitching motility protein PilT, with protein sequence MELNEILQIALRGGASDIHLKAGLPPMFRVDGSLVPLKDGRRLPPEEVARMAFGIMNEFQKEKFKVSNEVDLAYGVPGLGRFRVNVFQQRGTVGAVLRVIPFKVMTMKDLLLPTVLEKVCGEERGLVLVTGTTGSGKSTTLAAMIDYINSNETNHIMTIEDPIEFLIRDKRSIVNQREVGVDTMSFSQALKSALRQDPDVILVGEMRDHETIETALHAAETGHLVMSTLHTLDATETINRIVSAFPPHQQKQVRLQLSSVLRGVVSQRLVPRADGKGRVAAVEVLRVTARVRELIEDKDRTKEIHDAISQGTDSYGMQTFDQSLMSLVRNGLVTYDEAHRQASNPDDFALRFSGISGTSDSKWDNFDAKAGEERPIPGSASFAQKGAPTPAPVAATPAPVPQAPRPGAPMAARPMTPPPGVAAPRPATPPPGVVQGRPLPPQVAARPPTPAPVAAPAPAAGGDDDFQIERF encoded by the coding sequence ATGGAACTCAACGAAATCCTGCAGATCGCCCTGCGCGGCGGAGCCTCCGACATCCACCTGAAGGCGGGCCTGCCGCCCATGTTCCGCGTGGATGGTTCGCTGGTGCCGCTCAAGGACGGCCGCCGCCTGCCGCCGGAAGAGGTGGCGCGCATGGCGTTCGGCATCATGAACGAGTTCCAGAAGGAGAAGTTCAAGGTCAGCAACGAGGTGGACCTGGCCTACGGCGTGCCGGGCCTGGGCCGCTTCCGCGTGAACGTCTTCCAGCAGCGCGGTACGGTGGGCGCCGTGCTCCGCGTCATCCCCTTCAAGGTGATGACGATGAAGGACCTGCTGTTGCCCACGGTGCTGGAGAAGGTGTGTGGCGAGGAGCGCGGCCTGGTGCTGGTGACGGGCACCACGGGCTCCGGCAAGTCCACCACGTTGGCGGCGATGATCGACTACATCAACTCCAACGAAACCAACCACATCATGACCATCGAGGACCCCATCGAGTTCCTCATCCGCGACAAGCGCTCTATCGTGAACCAGCGCGAAGTGGGTGTGGACACGATGAGCTTCTCGCAGGCCCTGAAGTCCGCGCTGCGCCAGGACCCGGACGTCATCCTGGTGGGCGAAATGCGCGACCACGAGACCATCGAAACGGCGCTCCACGCCGCGGAGACGGGCCACCTGGTGATGTCCACGCTGCACACGCTGGACGCCACGGAGACCATCAACCGCATCGTGTCCGCGTTCCCCCCGCACCAGCAGAAGCAGGTGCGCCTGCAGCTCTCCAGCGTGCTCCGCGGCGTCGTGAGCCAGCGTCTGGTTCCGCGCGCGGACGGCAAGGGCCGCGTGGCGGCGGTGGAGGTGCTTCGCGTCACCGCGCGCGTGCGCGAGCTGATTGAGGACAAGGACCGCACGAAGGAGATCCACGACGCCATCTCGCAGGGCACGGACTCCTACGGGATGCAGACGTTCGACCAGTCGCTGATGAGCCTGGTGCGCAACGGCCTGGTCACCTACGACGAGGCCCACCGCCAGGCCAGCAACCCGGACGACTTCGCGCTGCGCTTCTCCGGGATCAGCGGCACGTCCGACTCCAAGTGGGACAACTTCGACGCCAAGGCCGGCGAGGAGCGTCCCATCCCGGGCTCGGCGTCCTTCGCGCAGAAGGGCGCGCCCACCCCGGCGCCGGTGGCGGCCACGCCCGCGCCGGTGCCCCAGGCCCCGCGTCCCGGAGCGCCCATGGCCGCCCGGCCCATGACGCCTCCGCCCGGCGTCGCGGCGCCGCGTCCCGCCACCCCGCCGCCCGGCGTCGTCCAGGGCCGGCCGCTGCCGCCGCAGGTGGCGGCCCGTCCGCCCACGCCCGCCCCGGTGGCCGCGCCCGCTCCGGCGGCCGGCGGCGACGACGACTTCCAGATCGAACGCTTCTAG
- a CDS encoding DUF4388 domain-containing protein has product MSTPGGTAKSFALKFISGKYQGGEFPLKANKQIVVGRSSELDMVLVEDMVSRKHAKILFSDGAITIEDLGSTNGTFVNGEKVKQAKLKEGDRILIGTSILKLVHQGAESAPVDESVVKQKLEEAAAAQAARTTKASSMTGKIEEIPLPDLLQLFHTSKKNGVLVVNNAHEGKIYLRQGRVYYAVIDDNHNLGPQKSFNRIVTWEEGDFELRPADTQEFMVELDSSTEALLMDALRQLDEFKRLQPNLPPMATALRLAQPMTAPLKELTPEHLDVLQLVHNHGSLGGVLDHSDGDDVLTAETVVQLMKRDYVRAE; this is encoded by the coding sequence GTGAGCACTCCTGGCGGTACGGCGAAGTCCTTTGCCCTCAAGTTCATCTCCGGGAAGTACCAGGGCGGTGAGTTCCCGCTGAAGGCCAACAAGCAGATCGTCGTCGGACGGTCGAGCGAGTTGGACATGGTGCTGGTGGAGGACATGGTCTCGCGCAAGCACGCGAAGATTTTGTTCTCCGACGGAGCCATCACCATCGAGGACCTGGGGTCCACCAACGGCACCTTCGTCAACGGCGAGAAGGTCAAGCAGGCCAAGCTGAAGGAGGGAGACCGCATCCTCATCGGGACCTCCATCCTCAAGCTGGTGCACCAGGGCGCGGAGAGCGCCCCGGTGGACGAGAGCGTCGTGAAGCAGAAGCTGGAGGAGGCCGCCGCCGCCCAGGCCGCGCGGACCACCAAGGCCAGCTCCATGACGGGGAAGATTGAAGAGATTCCCCTCCCGGATCTGCTCCAGCTCTTCCACACGTCCAAGAAGAACGGCGTGCTCGTGGTCAACAACGCCCACGAGGGGAAGATCTACCTGCGCCAGGGCCGCGTGTACTACGCGGTCATCGACGACAACCACAACCTGGGCCCGCAGAAGAGCTTCAACCGCATCGTCACCTGGGAAGAGGGTGACTTCGAGCTGCGCCCCGCGGACACGCAGGAGTTCATGGTGGAGCTGGACTCCTCCACCGAAGCGCTCCTGATGGACGCCCTGCGGCAGCTGGACGAGTTCAAGCGCCTGCAGCCGAACCTGCCGCCCATGGCCACGGCGCTGCGCCTCGCGCAGCCCATGACGGCGCCCTTGAAGGAACTGACGCCGGAGCACCTGGACGTGCTGCAGCTGGTGCACAACCACGGCTCGCTGGGCGGCGTGCTGGACCACTCGGACGGCGACGACGTGCTCACCGCCGAGACGGTGGTGCAGCTCATGAAGCGCGACTACGTGCGCGCGGAGTAG
- a CDS encoding outer membrane protein assembly factor BamD, whose protein sequence is MRSVVLVLSALMLSACAALSAGPAGEPDYATMAAENLALGEAALEDKDYFKAEKYFDHVRTKFPYLEAAREAELKLGDLDMAREMYPEAREKFDSFMRLHPTHPKVDYAAYRAALSYVEEFPSEFFALPPSYEKEQKPMYDALRAMNVFLREYPESRYVKDATAHRDDAKQRLARHELYVASFYAKRERWKAVAQRLEGLLKNYPGTPQEEEALFDLHNAYVKLNDTERAQNTLKEVLKRLPGTPAAQRAQKMLGS, encoded by the coding sequence ATGCGCTCCGTCGTCCTCGTCCTGTCCGCCCTGATGTTGTCCGCCTGTGCCGCCCTCTCCGCGGGGCCCGCGGGCGAGCCCGACTACGCCACCATGGCCGCTGAGAACCTGGCGCTGGGCGAGGCCGCGCTGGAGGACAAGGACTACTTCAAGGCGGAGAAGTACTTCGACCACGTCCGCACCAAGTTCCCCTACCTGGAGGCCGCCCGCGAGGCGGAGCTGAAGCTGGGGGACCTGGACATGGCCCGGGAGATGTACCCGGAGGCGCGCGAGAAGTTCGACTCCTTCATGCGGCTGCACCCCACGCACCCGAAGGTGGACTACGCCGCCTACCGCGCGGCCCTCTCCTACGTGGAGGAGTTCCCCTCGGAGTTCTTCGCCCTGCCGCCTTCCTACGAGAAGGAGCAGAAGCCCATGTACGACGCGCTGCGGGCCATGAACGTCTTCCTGCGCGAGTACCCGGAGTCGCGGTACGTGAAGGACGCCACGGCGCACCGGGATGACGCCAAGCAGCGCCTGGCGCGCCATGAGCTGTACGTCGCGTCCTTCTACGCGAAGCGCGAGCGCTGGAAGGCCGTGGCCCAGCGTCTGGAGGGGCTGCTCAAGAACTACCCGGGCACGCCGCAGGAGGAGGAGGCCCTCTTCGATCTCCACAACGCGTACGTGAAGCTCAACGACACGGAGCGCGCGCAGAACACGCTGAAGGAAGTCCTCAAGCGCCTGCCGGGCACGCCCGCCGCACAGCGTGCCCAGAAGATGCTGGGCTCGTGA
- the rpsI gene encoding 30S ribosomal protein S9, whose amino-acid sequence MAINPELGFYATGRRKEATARVWVRPGNGAVVINGRDINEYFGRETSKMVLNQPLEILEQKGKLDVTVNVRGGGLSGQAGAIRHGIARALCAFNPEFRPALKKAGFLTRDARAVERKKYGQPGARRRFQFSKR is encoded by the coding sequence ATGGCGATCAATCCTGAACTCGGTTTCTACGCCACGGGCCGCCGCAAGGAGGCCACCGCTCGCGTCTGGGTGCGTCCTGGCAACGGCGCTGTCGTCATCAACGGCCGCGACATCAACGAGTACTTCGGCCGTGAGACGTCGAAGATGGTACTCAACCAGCCGCTGGAGATCCTGGAGCAGAAGGGCAAGCTCGACGTCACGGTCAACGTGCGCGGCGGCGGCCTCTCCGGCCAGGCCGGTGCCATCCGTCACGGCATCGCGCGCGCGCTGTGCGCCTTCAACCCGGAGTTCCGTCCGGCGCTGAAGAAGGCCGGCTTCCTCACCCGCGACGCCCGCGCGGTCGAGCGCAAGAAGTACGGCCAGCCCGGCGCCCGTCGTCGGTTCCAGTTCTCCAAGCGCTAA
- a CDS encoding tetratricopeptide repeat protein, which yields MDEALKQLLTLGRGSFEKKQYAQAEQFLTKVVEQNPTFADVYNMLGIIYHDQGQFARAQRAFESALRLNPAYTEAALNLAVIYNDMGKYAEAKEVYQAALSRQKGAPGELDPYVMKKVANMYADIGDVFASSGVWQKAIEEYRRALAHFPEFVDIRLKLGNALRDAGDNAAALAEYEQVIAQNPSYIPGRINYGIALYSAGRRDEAVKVWEDVLVRSPGNKSAQMYLNLVKDPGKAEVTG from the coding sequence ATGGACGAAGCCCTCAAGCAACTACTGACCCTCGGGCGCGGCTCCTTCGAGAAGAAGCAGTACGCCCAGGCCGAGCAGTTCTTGACGAAGGTGGTCGAGCAGAATCCGACCTTCGCCGACGTCTACAACATGCTCGGCATCATCTACCACGACCAGGGCCAGTTCGCCCGGGCGCAGCGGGCCTTCGAGTCCGCGCTGCGGCTCAACCCCGCGTACACCGAGGCCGCGCTCAACCTGGCGGTCATCTACAACGACATGGGGAAGTACGCGGAGGCGAAGGAGGTCTACCAGGCCGCCTTGTCCCGCCAGAAGGGCGCCCCCGGCGAGCTGGACCCCTACGTCATGAAGAAGGTGGCCAACATGTACGCCGACATCGGCGACGTGTTCGCCTCCAGCGGCGTGTGGCAGAAGGCCATTGAAGAGTACCGCCGCGCGCTGGCCCACTTCCCGGAGTTCGTGGACATCCGCCTGAAGCTGGGCAACGCCCTCCGGGACGCGGGCGACAACGCGGCGGCCCTGGCGGAGTACGAACAGGTCATCGCGCAGAATCCGTCGTACATTCCTGGACGGATCAACTATGGAATCGCCCTGTACTCGGCGGGACGCCGTGACGAGGCGGTGAAGGTCTGGGAAGACGTGCTCGTGCGCAGCCCCGGCAACAAGAGCGCGCAGATGTACCTCAACCTGGTGAAGGACCCGGGGAAGGCGGAAGTGACGGGTTGA